The proteins below come from a single Chitinophaga pinensis DSM 2588 genomic window:
- the nadD gene encoding nicotinate (nicotinamide) nucleotide adenylyltransferase codes for MKIGLYFGSFNPVHTGHLIIANYIAYNSDLDKVWLVVSPQNPLKPAGSLLNEHTRFHLVELAIKDEPKLRASNIEFSLPRPSFTIDTLTYLSEKFPTQEFVIIMGSDSFKNITRWKNYQHIIQHYPICVYLRPGHEVTETHGAQVEILKAPMLDISSTDIRKWIQEGKPIRYMVPDNVAAYIAENNYYK; via the coding sequence ATGAAGATAGGCTTGTATTTTGGATCATTTAATCCTGTACATACCGGACACCTGATAATAGCGAATTATATAGCATACAATTCAGACCTTGATAAAGTATGGTTAGTGGTTTCACCACAAAACCCACTAAAACCAGCTGGATCATTATTGAATGAGCATACCCGTTTTCATCTGGTGGAACTGGCCATTAAGGACGAACCCAAATTAAGAGCAAGCAATATCGAATTTTCGCTGCCCAGGCCTTCTTTTACCATAGATACACTGACTTATCTGTCAGAGAAATTCCCCACGCAGGAGTTCGTCATTATCATGGGAAGCGACAGCTTCAAGAACATAACCCGCTGGAAAAACTATCAACACATCATTCAGCATTATCCTATCTGTGTTTACCTGCGTCCCGGTCATGAAGTGACAGAAACGCATGGCGCACAGGTGGAGATATTAAAGGCACCGATGCTGGATATTTCCTCTACTGATATCCGTAAATGGATACAGGAGGGAAAGCCCATCCGTTACATGGTGCCGGACAATGTAGCGGCCTATATTGCAGAGAATAATTATTATAAATAA
- the paaC gene encoding 1,2-phenylacetyl-CoA epoxidase subunit PaaC → MQLEQALPELLIKIADDELIIGHRNSEWTGLGPVMEEDIAFSSMAQDKIGHAWALYRILQEHFNGSDPDQFAFMREAADFKCSHLAEMPIGSYDFSLMRHFLFDHAETVRYQSFSQSSFTPLRQLAAKIKGELKYHTLHADAWILQLCTAGAESKKRMQQALDNCFQLAGGIFEPGEAEELLIAEMVYPGEAALYQQWLNNISPVIEKAGLTIPTMTAPVYGGRKGQHTEHLQQLLNEMGEVFRLDPEATW, encoded by the coding sequence ATGCAATTAGAACAAGCATTACCCGAACTGCTTATCAAAATAGCGGATGATGAACTGATAATTGGCCATCGCAATTCAGAATGGACCGGCTTAGGTCCGGTTATGGAAGAAGATATTGCATTTTCCTCCATGGCACAGGACAAGATCGGTCATGCCTGGGCACTCTATCGTATACTACAGGAACATTTTAATGGCAGCGATCCTGATCAGTTTGCGTTTATGCGAGAAGCGGCAGATTTCAAATGTAGTCACCTCGCAGAAATGCCGATCGGTTCCTACGATTTCAGCCTGATGCGGCACTTCCTGTTTGATCATGCAGAGACGGTACGTTACCAGTCTTTTTCACAGAGCAGTTTCACACCGTTACGGCAACTGGCAGCTAAGATAAAGGGCGAGTTGAAGTATCATACACTCCATGCAGATGCATGGATATTGCAACTGTGCACAGCAGGAGCAGAGAGTAAAAAGCGGATGCAGCAGGCTCTGGATAATTGTTTCCAGCTGGCTGGCGGCATTTTTGAACCAGGAGAAGCAGAGGAATTACTGATTGCGGAAATGGTGTATCCTGGCGAAGCGGCTTTATACCAACAATGGCTGAACAATATATCACCCGTTATAGAAAAAGCCGGACTTACCATCCCGACCATGACCGCACCGGTTTATGGCGGACGGAAGGGACAGCATACAGAACATCTGCAACAATTATTAAACGAAATGGGAGAAGTATTCCGGTTGGATCCGGAAGCTACCTGGTAG
- a CDS encoding AI-2E family transporter: MSVIDNERIKQVSFLLIILLLAYVLFKELYTFFPGFLGAVTMYILSRKFMFRLVEKRNWKKSAAAALLMVLSFIIVLLPFGMLINMLTDKIGYAVSHSQEMVAGIEKLNVRIKESTNFDVLSQVKLERLQGYLTSVLPTLLGATFNTLTAIAILYFILYFMLVNAREMEAWLYEYIPLKDENVLRLGTEFHKLVIANAVGIPAIALIQGVVSLIGYFIFQVPQPVFWFAVTCFTAMLPVVGAAAVYVPMGLYLLGTGMTWQGIGVLVYGFAVVGTSDNIFRFVLAKRIGDVHPLITVFGVLIGVNLFGFIGLIFGPLLISMFILLLEIYSNEFFTKKREVRIKQ; this comes from the coding sequence ATGAGCGTAATAGACAACGAGCGTATAAAACAAGTCAGCTTCCTGCTTATCATTCTGCTACTGGCATATGTACTGTTCAAAGAATTGTATACATTTTTCCCCGGATTCCTCGGCGCTGTTACCATGTATATACTAAGCAGGAAATTTATGTTCCGGCTGGTAGAAAAACGTAACTGGAAAAAGAGTGCCGCTGCCGCGTTACTCATGGTGCTCTCCTTTATCATCGTTCTACTGCCCTTTGGTATGCTGATCAATATGCTTACGGATAAGATCGGATACGCCGTATCTCATTCGCAGGAAATGGTCGCTGGTATTGAAAAGCTGAATGTTCGCATAAAGGAATCTACCAACTTTGATGTGTTGTCACAGGTAAAACTGGAACGTCTGCAAGGTTACCTTACATCCGTACTGCCAACCTTGCTGGGCGCCACTTTCAATACACTAACTGCCATCGCTATACTCTATTTTATTCTGTACTTCATGCTTGTGAACGCCAGGGAAATGGAAGCATGGTTGTATGAGTACATTCCATTGAAAGATGAGAACGTGCTCCGCCTGGGGACAGAATTCCATAAACTGGTGATTGCCAATGCTGTCGGGATCCCCGCTATTGCGCTCATCCAGGGCGTCGTGTCTCTGATAGGATATTTTATATTCCAGGTACCACAGCCTGTTTTCTGGTTTGCCGTAACCTGTTTTACGGCTATGCTACCTGTAGTAGGCGCGGCTGCTGTATATGTTCCTATGGGACTTTATCTGCTTGGTACCGGTATGACCTGGCAGGGCATCGGCGTGCTGGTATATGGCTTTGCGGTCGTAGGTACTTCGGATAATATATTCCGTTTTGTATTAGCCAAGCGAATCGGAGATGTACATCCGCTGATCACGGTATTTGGAGTGCTGATAGGTGTGAATCTCTTCGGTTTTATCGGACTGATCTTTGGTCCTTTACTGATCTCAATGTTTATCCTGCTACTGGAGATCTACTCAAATGAATTCTTCACAAAGAAGCGCGAAGTGCGTATCAAACAGTGA
- a CDS encoding PadR family transcriptional regulator, with protein sequence MNIDNTQSQMRKGVLEFCILSIIKQGEAYPSDIIEKMKEAKLDILEGTLYPLLTRLKNAELLTYRWVESNSGPPRKYFSMTDKGELFYKELETTWNELANAVTQLTSQ encoded by the coding sequence ATGAATATAGATAACACACAATCACAGATGAGAAAGGGGGTGCTTGAGTTCTGCATCCTGTCGATCATCAAGCAAGGAGAAGCTTATCCTTCAGACATTATCGAAAAAATGAAAGAAGCAAAGCTGGACATCCTGGAGGGCACCCTTTACCCACTGCTTACCCGACTTAAAAACGCAGAATTACTGACTTACCGATGGGTTGAAAGTAATTCAGGTCCTCCAAGGAAATATTTTTCCATGACCGACAAGGGAGAACTCTTCTACAAGGAACTGGAAACGACCTGGAACGAGCTGGCCAATGCAGTAACACAGCTCACAAGTCAATAA
- a CDS encoding M28 family peptidase: MKIFIQSLLLFITVATQAQTPIDPTQLVNDIRTLSSDKYEGRMAGTRGSRQAQFYLISRFREIGLQSFHNTFEYPFYFPQGDKQIMGTNLFGYIKGTSDAAIVVTAHYDHLGIKRDAQGKDSIFNGADDNASGVGGLLALMAYYKKHQPRHTIIFAALDGEEEGLQGAKAFVKQPPVPVSQIVLNINMDMIGRNDKQELYVCGLAQFPELKPYVDAGVAAGNVIKLLSGHDRKEEGAGNWLNQSDHYEFYKLKIPFLYFGVEDHPDYHQLSDEFSGIQPAFYYQAVLKVLSVLESADKGLQ; encoded by the coding sequence ATGAAAATATTCATCCAGAGTTTGCTGCTCTTCATCACTGTTGCCACACAGGCACAAACCCCGATAGATCCTACGCAGCTTGTCAATGATATCAGGACGCTTTCATCTGATAAATATGAAGGCAGAATGGCGGGTACCAGAGGTAGCCGGCAGGCACAGTTTTACCTGATTTCCCGTTTCCGCGAGATCGGTCTCCAATCTTTTCATAATACATTCGAATACCCTTTTTACTTCCCGCAAGGCGATAAGCAGATTATGGGTACCAACCTGTTTGGATACATCAAAGGCACCTCAGATGCTGCCATTGTGGTAACAGCCCATTATGACCATCTTGGTATCAAACGGGATGCACAAGGGAAGGATAGTATTTTCAATGGTGCAGATGATAATGCCTCCGGTGTTGGCGGACTGCTGGCATTGATGGCTTATTATAAAAAGCACCAGCCCCGTCATACCATCATCTTTGCTGCACTGGATGGAGAAGAAGAGGGATTACAGGGAGCGAAGGCATTTGTGAAACAGCCACCAGTTCCGGTTTCGCAGATCGTATTGAATATCAATATGGATATGATCGGCCGGAATGACAAACAGGAGCTGTACGTCTGCGGACTGGCCCAGTTTCCTGAACTGAAACCTTATGTAGACGCCGGTGTGGCAGCAGGTAACGTGATCAAATTATTGTCAGGGCATGACAGGAAAGAAGAAGGTGCCGGCAACTGGCTGAATCAGAGCGACCATTATGAATTTTATAAACTAAAGATCCCATTCCTTTATTTCGGTGTGGAAGATCACCCCGATTACCATCAGTTATCAGATGAATTTTCTGGTATCCAACCCGCTTTTTATTACCAGGCGGTATTGAAAGTACTGAGTGTACTGGAATCGGCAGATAAAGGATTGCAATAA
- the paaA gene encoding 1,2-phenylacetyl-CoA epoxidase subunit PaaA yields the protein MYGGGYIYDDSGRSRQQEEQLQDDPVKLAAFEARIAGGEKIEPGDWMPAEYRRQLIRLIEQHAHSEIIGALPEGTWITRAPGFKRKLALIAKVQDEIGHGQLLYNAAETLGKSREAMINDLLSGKSKYSNVFNYPAETWADVTVIGFLIDAAAIVNQVANAKGSYGPYCRALERICYEESFHLKQGHDAFIELATGTAAQKAMLQDALNRWWQPIMHFFGPPDKVSAHSEKLMQWKVKMASNDDMRNQFLEAYVPKIWELGLTLPDPLLKKNAETGKWEYSDPDWDLFFEVIKGNGPCNKERLDVRKWAEEHGRWIRKALMREEERARTALPVA from the coding sequence ATGTACGGTGGCGGATATATTTATGATGATTCCGGAAGGTCCCGGCAGCAGGAAGAACAGCTGCAGGACGATCCTGTTAAACTGGCCGCATTTGAAGCGCGTATTGCCGGTGGGGAAAAGATTGAGCCGGGCGACTGGATGCCGGCAGAATATCGCAGACAGCTGATCAGGTTAATTGAGCAGCATGCTCATTCAGAGATAATAGGCGCTCTGCCGGAAGGCACCTGGATCACCCGGGCCCCCGGATTTAAGCGGAAACTGGCGCTGATAGCAAAAGTGCAGGATGAGATCGGACACGGACAATTACTGTATAATGCGGCGGAGACCCTGGGTAAATCGCGGGAGGCCATGATCAATGACCTGCTGAGCGGAAAATCCAAATACTCCAATGTGTTTAATTATCCGGCCGAAACCTGGGCAGATGTGACCGTGATCGGGTTTCTGATAGATGCGGCAGCCATTGTCAATCAGGTGGCTAATGCAAAGGGCTCTTACGGACCTTACTGCCGTGCGCTGGAAAGGATCTGTTATGAAGAGAGCTTCCATCTGAAACAGGGACACGACGCCTTTATTGAACTGGCTACCGGTACTGCTGCGCAGAAAGCCATGTTACAGGATGCGCTGAACCGCTGGTGGCAACCGATCATGCATTTCTTTGGTCCGCCGGATAAAGTATCTGCTCATAGCGAAAAGCTCATGCAGTGGAAGGTGAAAATGGCCAGTAACGATGATATGCGTAATCAGTTCCTGGAAGCCTATGTACCCAAGATATGGGAGTTAGGACTGACCTTGCCGGATCCCTTGCTGAAAAAGAATGCGGAAACCGGTAAATGGGAGTATTCAGATCCGGACTGGGACCTGTTTTTTGAAGTAATCAAAGGCAATGGGCCTTGTAATAAAGAAAGACTGGACGTACGCAAATGGGCAGAAGAACATGGCCGCTGGATCAGGAAGGCGCTCATGCGGGAGGAAGAAAGAGCGCGTACGGCATTGCCGGTCGCATAA
- the paaD gene encoding 1,2-phenylacetyl-CoA epoxidase subunit PaaD, with amino-acid sequence MQTITTLQAVYNALDHVMDPEIPVLSVLELGMITDVKVDLEGVHVKMIPTFSACPAIDVIKENITNAVERELQMPAFVTVDKEMNWNSNRLTETAKEKLRNYGIAPPGKHEGEVNLDMLIKVSCPHCGSENTYLRSPFGSALCRALHFCKECGMMFEQFKPLS; translated from the coding sequence ATGCAAACAATTACCACATTACAGGCTGTTTACAATGCCCTGGACCACGTTATGGACCCTGAGATCCCTGTACTGAGCGTACTAGAGCTGGGTATGATCACCGATGTAAAGGTTGATCTGGAAGGAGTACACGTTAAAATGATCCCTACTTTTTCTGCGTGTCCGGCGATCGATGTGATCAAAGAAAACATCACGAATGCAGTAGAAAGAGAATTGCAGATGCCCGCCTTTGTTACCGTTGACAAAGAGATGAACTGGAACAGCAACCGGCTGACGGAAACCGCGAAAGAGAAGTTACGCAACTATGGTATTGCACCTCCGGGAAAACATGAAGGCGAGGTCAACCTCGATATGCTGATCAAAGTAAGCTGTCCGCATTGTGGCAGTGAAAATACCTATCTGCGTTCTCCCTTTGGATCTGCGCTTTGCAGAGCGCTGCATTTTTGCAAGGAATGCGGGATGATGTTTGAACAGTTCAAACCGCTCTCATAA
- a CDS encoding 1,2-phenylacetyl-CoA epoxidase subunit B: protein MNESLDPRVNRLRLNNSDGSFSIEEGENWNVFEVFHQEKRGAHHEHVGCVHAPDANLALIFAKEQFGRRKKCVNLWVVRSADILAFDLEDEDMFANNPDKTYRDASGFKVMEKINKFKAQSK, encoded by the coding sequence ATGAATGAATCACTGGATCCACGTGTTAACCGGCTACGGTTAAATAATAGTGACGGCTCCTTCAGCATCGAAGAGGGCGAAAACTGGAATGTATTCGAAGTATTTCACCAGGAAAAAAGAGGTGCGCATCATGAGCATGTCGGTTGTGTACATGCCCCTGACGCAAATCTTGCATTGATTTTTGCCAAAGAACAATTTGGCCGCAGGAAAAAATGTGTGAACCTATGGGTCGTACGTAGTGCAGATATTCTTGCATTCGACCTGGAAGATGAAGACATGTTTGCCAACAATCCGGATAAAACTTACCGGGATGCCAGCGGATTTAAAGTCATGGAAAAGATCAACAAATTTAAAGCACAGTCAAAATAG
- the feoB gene encoding ferrous iron transport protein B, protein MQATKKATINIALVGNPNSGKSSLFNALTGLNQKVSNFPGVTVDKKTGAATISSSLQANIIDLPGTYSLYPKSADEFVTYDVLVHPAADEQPDMILIIADASNLKRNLLFCSQIMDLKIPVIIGLTMMDIARKKGVEIDEAGLERELGVPIVSINPRKNKGVTELKKMIDLVAKEKQSVAPRDFIDSQALAPEVIQEIRKYVQVKSDYAAMHIAVNHHELAFLNGGQKLAITNILQTHQFNKTKVQAEEIMQRYARIKHIMKNTVVEADPLQKQLQTEKLDNILLHRFWGYMILLGIMFFMFQSIFWLASFPMDWIEAGFGWLSGWLTGALPANQLTDILVNGVIAGLGGIAVFVPQIMILFAFITVLEDTGYMARISFLTDRLMRQVGLNGKSVMPLISGVACAVPAIMATRNIENRKERLITILITPLMSCSARLPIYTVMIALVVPDRPVFGFLSLQGLVMMGLYLLGFVMALFIAAILKLFIKIKEKSYFIMELPVYRAPRWANVGTTMVQKAKIFITDAGKVIMVISIVLWFLASFGPKDRMEKVTAHYEQLKTAHPEQSEALDMEMQSEKLGNSYAGVLGHAIEPVIRPLGYDWKIGIALITSFAAREVFVGTMATLYSVGESPEDNDATLREKMTNATWKDGRPVYTLASGISLMLFYAFAMQCMSTLAIVKRETKSWKMPAIQFVYMTALAYISALIAFQLLN, encoded by the coding sequence ATGCAGGCAACAAAAAAAGCTACGATCAATATCGCGTTGGTAGGGAATCCGAATAGTGGGAAAAGTTCGCTCTTTAATGCGCTGACAGGTCTGAACCAGAAAGTCAGCAACTTTCCAGGGGTAACTGTTGATAAAAAAACAGGGGCCGCTACTATCTCGTCCTCCCTCCAGGCCAATATTATCGATCTGCCAGGAACCTACAGCCTGTATCCTAAAAGCGCTGACGAGTTTGTTACCTACGATGTACTCGTTCATCCTGCCGCTGATGAACAACCGGACATGATCCTGATCATAGCCGATGCCTCCAACCTGAAACGTAACCTGCTCTTCTGCTCCCAGATCATGGACCTGAAAATTCCGGTGATCATCGGTCTTACCATGATGGACATTGCCCGCAAAAAAGGCGTCGAAATAGACGAAGCCGGTCTCGAAAGAGAACTGGGGGTGCCTATTGTGAGCATCAACCCCCGTAAAAACAAAGGGGTAACGGAGCTGAAAAAGATGATAGACCTCGTCGCTAAGGAGAAACAATCCGTAGCACCGAGAGATTTCATTGATAGTCAGGCTTTAGCACCGGAGGTAATCCAGGAGATCAGGAAATATGTACAGGTAAAAAGCGATTATGCCGCTATGCATATCGCCGTGAACCATCATGAACTGGCATTTCTGAACGGCGGACAAAAACTCGCCATCACCAATATCCTGCAAACGCACCAGTTCAATAAGACCAAGGTGCAGGCAGAAGAGATCATGCAGCGCTATGCCAGGATCAAACACATCATGAAGAATACCGTGGTGGAAGCCGATCCTTTGCAGAAACAGTTACAAACCGAGAAACTCGATAACATATTACTCCACCGCTTCTGGGGATACATGATCCTGTTGGGTATCATGTTCTTTATGTTCCAGAGTATTTTCTGGCTGGCATCCTTTCCGATGGACTGGATTGAGGCTGGTTTTGGCTGGTTAAGTGGCTGGCTTACAGGGGCTTTACCTGCCAATCAGCTGACAGACATCCTGGTGAACGGGGTGATTGCCGGTCTGGGAGGTATCGCCGTATTCGTGCCGCAGATCATGATCCTCTTCGCCTTTATCACCGTGCTGGAAGATACAGGGTATATGGCCAGGATCAGTTTCCTGACGGACAGACTGATGCGACAGGTAGGACTGAACGGTAAATCTGTGATGCCCCTGATCAGCGGGGTTGCCTGTGCCGTGCCGGCAATCATGGCGACCAGGAATATTGAAAACAGGAAAGAGCGCCTGATCACGATTCTCATTACCCCTTTAATGAGCTGTTCCGCGCGTTTGCCTATTTATACGGTGATGATTGCCCTGGTGGTTCCGGACAGACCTGTATTTGGCTTCCTGAGTCTGCAGGGACTGGTGATGATGGGATTGTATCTGCTGGGTTTTGTGATGGCACTGTTCATCGCTGCAATACTGAAGTTATTCATCAAGATAAAAGAAAAGAGCTATTTCATCATGGAACTGCCGGTATACCGTGCGCCCCGTTGGGCAAACGTAGGTACCACCATGGTGCAGAAAGCAAAAATCTTCATTACAGATGCCGGTAAGGTGATCATGGTGATCTCTATCGTACTCTGGTTCCTGGCATCTTTCGGTCCTAAAGACAGGATGGAAAAGGTGACTGCGCATTATGAACAACTGAAAACAGCACATCCGGAACAAAGCGAAGCACTGGATATGGAAATGCAATCTGAAAAGCTGGGTAATTCCTATGCAGGCGTACTGGGACATGCGATTGAACCAGTGATTCGTCCGCTGGGTTATGACTGGAAAATTGGTATTGCATTAATTACTTCCTTTGCCGCACGTGAGGTATTTGTGGGTACAATGGCTACGCTGTATAGTGTAGGAGAATCCCCGGAAGATAACGATGCAACCCTGAGAGAGAAAATGACCAACGCCACCTGGAAGGACGGACGTCCGGTATATACACTTGCAAGCGGTATTTCCCTGATGTTGTTCTACGCCTTTGCCATGCAGTGTATGAGTACACTGGCGATTGTAAAGAGAGAAACCAAATCATGGAAAATGCCAGCCATACAATTTGTGTACATGACAGCGCTGGCATATATCTCTGCATTGATTGCTTTCCAGCTGCTGAATTAA
- a CDS encoding YtxH domain-containing protein, with protein MASNSSKAVVSFIVGAAVGVAVGYFLNSDKKDELVDKLKYQADKLKDKFKKKKEQYEDALENELA; from the coding sequence ATGGCAAGCAACAGTTCAAAAGCAGTTGTATCATTCATTGTTGGCGCAGCAGTAGGGGTAGCAGTTGGTTACTTCCTGAATTCTGACAAGAAAGATGAATTGGTCGATAAGCTGAAATACCAGGCAGACAAGCTGAAAGACAAGTTCAAGAAGAAGAAGGAACAATATGAGGATGCATTGGAAAATGAGTTAGCATAA
- a CDS encoding PspC domain-containing protein, producing MKKIININLAGRLIAIEDSAYEILRQYLESLSRYFAREEGGDEIVSDIESRIAELFLNKLKTTHCITDEDVQAVKASMGTPEQFDQVEEGSGKQQQPANDPAYESIRPRKRLYRDPDAKVLGGVCGGLGAYLNVDPVVFRIIFALLAIGGFGSGILVYFILWIVTPEANTAAEKLQMRGEKVDVNNIRATVQDEINAAKSHFKNFGNDVKNFSQGRGRQVGSDIERAFRSIFEALGKVLLLLTKGFFYFLAVVILISLISVGIGITASSAALYPLKNLILAGTVQNLLLWCSILFLVGIPIVALIMFFVRKATGIKEANRYVGYTLSLLWFAGLICAVALVASVIRDFRTGPGRILKENYALVQPSNGKLVIKQAEDYTNIDDIDFFGDALRVTEDTVIINSARIRLEKSDSDSFEVYIERYSRGRTVAQARALAKQIQYQLEQKDSILYVPSGISIPANSKFRGQHIRVIVKVPANKKVQMDRNLEYSHGWDFNDDWDDFGRNRDRGHVEIKMNEDGSSVDMDHNNDSNREDNDDDDQNGDNRENKADSLERNYRYKGGKQENKTPVDNSGSGSTPAAKTSEAALDVVSTIGYSLYKLVK from the coding sequence ATGAAAAAGATCATTAACATAAACCTGGCCGGCCGCCTTATCGCTATCGAGGATAGTGCATATGAGATATTGCGGCAGTACCTGGAAAGCTTATCGCGCTATTTCGCTCGCGAAGAGGGTGGGGATGAGATTGTGAGTGATATTGAGAGCCGCATTGCAGAGCTTTTCCTAAATAAATTAAAAACAACACACTGTATCACGGACGAAGACGTACAGGCCGTAAAAGCCTCTATGGGTACGCCGGAACAGTTTGATCAGGTGGAAGAAGGTAGCGGCAAGCAACAGCAGCCAGCCAACGACCCTGCATATGAATCAATCCGCCCGCGTAAAAGGCTGTACCGTGATCCGGACGCAAAAGTACTGGGTGGTGTATGTGGTGGCCTTGGTGCTTACCTGAACGTAGACCCGGTAGTATTCCGTATCATCTTTGCCCTGCTGGCAATTGGTGGTTTCGGTTCCGGTATCCTGGTATATTTCATCCTGTGGATTGTAACCCCTGAGGCAAACACTGCCGCTGAAAAATTGCAGATGAGAGGAGAAAAGGTAGACGTTAATAATATACGTGCTACCGTGCAGGACGAGATCAACGCTGCCAAAAGCCATTTCAAGAACTTTGGGAACGATGTTAAAAATTTTTCCCAGGGCCGCGGAAGGCAAGTTGGTAGCGACATCGAAAGAGCTTTTCGCAGCATCTTCGAAGCGTTGGGAAAAGTACTCCTGTTACTGACCAAGGGATTCTTCTATTTTCTTGCGGTTGTGATCCTTATCTCGCTGATCAGCGTAGGAATTGGCATCACCGCATCTTCCGCGGCCCTTTACCCTCTGAAAAACCTGATCCTGGCAGGTACTGTTCAAAATCTGTTACTCTGGTGCTCCATCCTGTTCCTGGTAGGTATCCCTATCGTGGCGCTGATCATGTTCTTCGTCCGCAAGGCGACCGGGATCAAGGAAGCTAACCGTTATGTCGGATATACACTGAGCCTGTTATGGTTTGCCGGTCTGATCTGTGCAGTTGCACTGGTCGCCTCTGTGATCAGAGACTTCAGGACCGGTCCTGGCAGAATTTTAAAAGAAAATTACGCCCTCGTGCAACCTTCCAATGGAAAGTTAGTCATTAAACAGGCGGAGGATTATACCAACATCGACGATATCGACTTTTTCGGAGATGCACTGCGTGTGACAGAAGACACCGTTATCATCAATTCTGCCAGGATCAGACTGGAAAAAAGTGATAGCGACAGTTTCGAGGTGTATATAGAACGCTATTCCCGCGGACGTACCGTTGCCCAGGCCAGAGCCCTCGCAAAACAAATTCAGTATCAGCTGGAACAGAAAGATTCAATTCTCTATGTACCATCAGGTATCTCAATTCCGGCGAATTCTAAATTCAGAGGACAGCATATCAGGGTGATCGTGAAAGTACCTGCCAACAAGAAGGTACAGATGGACAGAAACCTGGAATACTCTCACGGATGGGATTTCAATGACGATTGGGACGATTTTGGCCGTAACCGCGACAGAGGTCACGTTGAAATCAAAATGAATGAAGACGGATCTTCTGTAGATATGGACCATAACAATGACTCCAATCGTGAGGATAATGACGATGACGATCAAAACGGGGACAACAGAGAGAATAAGGCTGATTCCCTGGAAAGAAACTACCGCTATAAAGGCGGAAAACAGGAAAATAAGACGCCTGTAGACAATAGTGGCTCCGGCAGCACACCCGCTGCAAAGACAAGCGAAGCAGCCCTGGATGTAGTGAGCACTATCGGATACAGTTTATATAAACTCGTTAAGTGA